From Sodalis glossinidius str. 'morsitans', the proteins below share one genomic window:
- the fliR gene encoding flagellar biosynthetic protein FliR — MLDLTALPSAIGPHFWPLARLLGLFVSAPLLSEKIIAKKVKIGLAVLITLLIAPGLEPVATPLVSVAGLWLIMAQLLIGVIVGLTLQLAFSTVRFAGEVIGLQMGLSFATFFDPFSGPNSPIIARLLNLLLLLLFLSLDAHLVMIDALVDSFQLLPIAPLPLNGESFLALARAVGLLFSCGLMLALPAMTLLLLLNITLGVLNRLTPQFSVFVIGFPLTLGGGLLALMLVMPLLATFAEGLFTTLFQHLSAILTTMVGGQQA; from the coding sequence ATGCTGGACTTGACCGCCCTGCCGAGCGCCATCGGCCCGCATTTCTGGCCGCTGGCGCGTTTACTGGGGCTTTTTGTCAGCGCGCCGCTGCTCAGCGAAAAAATCATCGCGAAAAAGGTGAAAATCGGCCTGGCTGTGCTCATTACGCTGCTGATTGCCCCCGGGCTGGAGCCGGTGGCTACCCCCCTGGTTTCCGTGGCGGGGCTGTGGCTTATCATGGCGCAGCTTCTCATTGGCGTAATCGTGGGGCTGACGCTACAGCTCGCCTTTAGCACCGTGCGCTTCGCCGGCGAAGTGATCGGTTTGCAGATGGGACTCTCGTTCGCCACCTTTTTCGACCCCTTTAGCGGGCCGAACTCCCCCATTATTGCCCGCCTGTTAAATCTTCTGTTGCTCTTGCTGTTCCTCTCTCTCGACGCTCACCTGGTCATGATTGATGCCCTGGTCGACAGTTTTCAACTGCTCCCTATCGCGCCGCTGCCGCTTAACGGCGAAAGTTTCCTGGCGCTGGCGCGCGCCGTCGGCCTGTTGTTTTCCTGCGGTCTGATGCTGGCGCTGCCGGCAATGACGCTGCTGCTGTTGCTCAATATTACCCTGGGGGTGCTGAACCGATTAACACCGCAATTCTCCGTGTTTGTCATTGGCTTTCCTCTAACGCTCGGCGGCGGACTGCTGGCGCTGATGCTGGTCATGCCGCTGTTGGCAACCTTCGCCGAAGGGCTATTTACCACGCTTTTTCAACATCTCTCCGCCATACTGACCACCATGGTCGGCGGCCAGCAGGCATAA
- the flgE gene encoding flagellar hook protein FlgE — protein MGFAQGVSGLNAAAQALDVIGNNIANAQTVGFKSSSASFADMFSESMIGLGVQLAGVQQDFNDGTMIAGAGNINMAIAGSGFFRLADNGGKIYYSRNGEFERNKYGEIVNKQGKYLTGYKATGTPLGNITVPDTPMPGAVSTEGSLGDNLPSNSEPPKVAEFDIKEPKSYNYSTQFTAYDSLGNPHNIKVYYIKGKEAGQWTVKCYDETAPVLLDPNDKDKKPKIFSQDITFDAYGNLDEKTTPKLPFESAKLNGANELKFDITLFGLKQQGTEWTMSLPQTNGYAVGKFNGYSVGDNGEIIASYSNQQTQLIAQVVMASFTNTGGLQPSGDNCWTETGASGAPLIGTSDTGSFGVIRGKMLEASNVDMSNELVKMMTQQRNYQSNAQTIKTQDQLLQTLVSMR, from the coding sequence ATGGGATTCGCTCAGGGAGTCAGCGGCCTTAACGCCGCAGCGCAGGCGCTGGATGTGATCGGTAATAATATCGCCAACGCGCAAACGGTCGGATTCAAATCATCATCGGCCTCTTTTGCCGATATGTTTTCGGAATCGATGATAGGACTTGGGGTGCAATTGGCGGGGGTGCAGCAAGACTTCAATGACGGCACGATGATTGCGGGGGCGGGTAATATCAATATGGCGATTGCGGGAAGCGGTTTTTTCCGCCTCGCGGATAATGGCGGGAAAATTTACTATAGCCGCAACGGCGAGTTTGAGCGCAATAAATATGGAGAGATCGTTAATAAACAGGGTAAATATCTGACCGGTTACAAAGCCACCGGCACGCCTTTGGGAAATATTACCGTGCCCGATACGCCGATGCCAGGAGCGGTATCTACAGAAGGCAGTTTGGGTGACAACCTTCCCTCCAACTCTGAACCACCGAAAGTCGCGGAATTCGATATTAAAGAGCCGAAAAGTTATAACTACTCCACGCAGTTTACTGCCTATGATAGCTTGGGTAATCCGCACAACATCAAGGTTTATTATATTAAGGGAAAAGAGGCTGGTCAGTGGACGGTAAAATGCTATGACGAAACCGCGCCTGTATTATTAGATCCCAATGATAAAGATAAAAAACCTAAGATATTTAGTCAAGACATCACTTTTGATGCGTACGGTAATCTTGATGAAAAAACAACTCCAAAGCTCCCCTTTGAAAGCGCAAAACTCAATGGGGCGAATGAATTAAAGTTTGACATTACGCTCTTCGGGCTGAAACAGCAGGGTACCGAATGGACAATGAGTTTACCCCAGACCAATGGCTATGCGGTGGGCAAATTCAACGGCTATTCCGTCGGCGATAATGGGGAAATTATCGCAAGCTACAGTAATCAGCAGACCCAACTGATAGCGCAGGTAGTGATGGCCAGTTTCACCAACACCGGCGGTTTGCAGCCCAGCGGGGATAACTGCTGGACAGAAACCGGCGCCTCCGGCGCACCGCTTATCGGCACCTCCGATACCGGTAGCTTTGGCGTCATCAGGGGCAAGATGCTGGAAGCCTCGAATGTGGATATGAGCAACGAGCTGGTCAAAATGATGACCCAGCAGCGCAACTATCAATCCAATGCCCAGACGATTAAAACCCAGGATCAGCTGCTGCAAACGCTGGTCAGTATGCGCTGA
- the flgL gene encoding flagellar hook-associated protein FlgL has protein sequence MNLSTHYMYQQQTQFIMSSASRFNDVAMRLSASSRVLRPSDDPAAAMDAVTYRNALAQLNYYSGTRGYARAVLTKEGDTLQTVTNTLSAINAKIMAIQKPAGGDLAPIIQELEGLRDDLLASANVQDTSGNYIFAGYKADVKPFQKVQGSDDIVYQGGATAIGQQVDEGREMKIGHIGSDIFNVEGQDTVFKKLDALIGALKSDAGNGGGGAWPGEDLKAVMDAARSAVRKTEDNVGNAQVVSGLNLQLLDHLDAAGVSQHEGITDRLQQGLGQDTGSQIALVTELSLSKVAMDSTMMVFQMMNELSLFNKIK, from the coding sequence ATGAATCTCAGCACCCACTATATGTATCAACAGCAAACCCAGTTCATCATGAGCTCCGCGTCACGCTTTAATGATGTGGCCATGCGTTTGAGCGCCAGCAGCCGGGTATTGCGCCCGTCCGATGATCCCGCCGCGGCGATGGACGCGGTGACTTACCGTAACGCCCTGGCGCAGTTGAATTATTACAGCGGCACGCGCGGTTATGCCCGGGCCGTGCTAACGAAAGAGGGCGATACGCTGCAAACGGTCACCAATACGCTCTCCGCCATCAATGCCAAAATCATGGCCATCCAGAAACCGGCGGGGGGGGATCTCGCGCCGATAATTCAGGAGTTGGAGGGCCTGCGCGACGATCTCCTCGCCAGCGCTAACGTTCAGGACACCAGCGGAAATTATATCTTTGCCGGCTATAAAGCCGATGTGAAGCCTTTTCAAAAGGTGCAGGGCAGCGATGATATTGTTTATCAGGGCGGCGCTACCGCCATCGGCCAGCAGGTAGACGAAGGCCGGGAGATGAAAATTGGCCATATCGGCAGCGATATTTTCAATGTCGAGGGTCAGGATACGGTTTTCAAAAAACTGGATGCGCTCATCGGCGCGCTAAAGAGCGATGCGGGTAATGGCGGGGGCGGCGCGTGGCCCGGCGAGGACCTGAAAGCGGTAATGGACGCCGCCCGAAGCGCGGTGAGAAAGACAGAAGATAACGTCGGTAATGCGCAGGTGGTTTCCGGTCTTAACCTGCAACTGCTCGACCATCTTGACGCTGCCGGCGTAAGCCAACACGAGGGGATCACCGATCGGCTGCAGCAGGGTCTGGGGCAGGATACGGGTTCGCAAATAGCCTTGGTGACGGAGCTGAGCTTATCCAAAGTCGCGATGGACTCCACAATGATGGTCTTTCAGATGATGAATGAACTGTCGTTATTCAACAAAATCAAGTAA
- the flgJ gene encoding flagellar assembly peptidoglycan hydrolase FlgJ, with translation MSDGTALFGSTLDFSQLEAMKIRAAQASRQGVADAAHQVEGLFVDMMLKSMRAALPQEGLLTSTQTQLYTSLYDQQLAQDLTARGVGLAQALRRQLGGDDAPAAQPAPRPVYQGIDPRLRPPPVQLTVDGLAFPPEAYVDAPWEWQTDTDGFIARITAPAQQAARDSGLPHQLIVAQAALESGWGAREIKTAHGAPSHNLFGIKADAGWLGESTQITTTEWVDGVMQKVKAKFRVYASYGEALRDYTRLLTENPRYRRVMQARTPEQAARSLQSSGYATDPHYADKLITIIAQLKTVGQRAQAAY, from the coding sequence ATGAGTGACGGCACCGCATTGTTCGGCTCCACGCTGGATTTTTCCCAACTGGAGGCCATGAAAATCCGCGCCGCGCAGGCATCGCGTCAGGGGGTCGCGGACGCAGCGCACCAGGTCGAGGGGCTATTTGTGGACATGATGCTCAAGAGCATGCGCGCCGCGCTCCCGCAGGAGGGGCTGCTGACCAGCACCCAGACCCAGCTCTATACCTCGCTGTACGACCAGCAGCTGGCTCAGGATCTGACGGCCCGCGGCGTGGGGCTGGCCCAGGCCCTGCGCAGACAGCTCGGTGGCGATGATGCGCCAGCCGCCCAGCCGGCGCCGAGGCCGGTGTACCAGGGTATCGACCCGCGATTGCGGCCGCCGCCGGTGCAACTTACCGTTGATGGCCTGGCGTTCCCACCCGAGGCGTACGTCGACGCGCCGTGGGAATGGCAGACCGATACCGACGGCTTTATTGCTCGCATTACGGCACCGGCTCAGCAAGCGGCACGCGATAGCGGGCTTCCCCATCAGCTCATCGTGGCGCAGGCGGCGCTGGAATCGGGGTGGGGCGCTCGGGAAATCAAAACCGCTCACGGTGCGCCGAGCCACAATTTGTTTGGCATTAAAGCGGATGCCGGCTGGCTGGGCGAAAGCACGCAAATTACTACGACCGAATGGGTGGACGGGGTCATGCAGAAGGTGAAGGCGAAATTTCGCGTCTATGCCTCTTATGGCGAGGCGCTGCGGGATTATACACGGTTGCTGACGGAAAACCCCCGTTATCGACGGGTCATGCAGGCCCGCACGCCGGAACAGGCGGCCCGATCGCTGCAATCCTCCGGCTATGCCACCGATCCGCATTATGCCGACAAATTGATCACTATCATCGCGCAATTGAAAACGGTTGGGCAGCGCGCGCAGGCGGCCTATTAG
- a CDS encoding flagellar basal body P-ring protein FlgI — MMLSLCAIAGLLLAPSIQAERIRDLTTVLGVRENALIGYGLVVGLDGTGDQTTQTPFTTQSLRNMLSQLGVAVPTGTNMQLKNVAAVMVTAKLPAFARAGQKIDVVVSSLGSAKSLRGGTLLMTPLKGVDNQVYALAQGNILVSGSGAQAGGNRVQVNQLNGGRISGGAIVERSVPADFAGGNVIMLQLNNDDFSLAQQISDAINRHFGHRSALPLDSRTINVAVPPDGPGKVRFLASLQNIPITLGPTDAVVVINSRTGSVVMNRDVVLGSCAVAHGELTVEVNRTYKVSQPDTPFGGGRTVVVPETAINVRNEGGALQQIDAGANLNDVVSALNGIGATPNDLMAILQSMQSTGCLNAKLEIN, encoded by the coding sequence ATGATGTTATCCCTCTGCGCTATCGCCGGGCTGTTGCTAGCGCCGTCCATTCAGGCGGAGCGTATCCGCGACCTCACCACGGTATTGGGCGTGAGGGAGAATGCGTTAATCGGCTACGGTCTGGTGGTGGGCCTGGACGGCACCGGCGACCAGACCACCCAGACGCCGTTCACCACGCAAAGCTTGCGCAATATGCTTTCCCAACTGGGCGTTGCTGTGCCGACGGGAACCAACATGCAGTTGAAAAACGTCGCGGCGGTGATGGTAACGGCTAAATTGCCCGCTTTTGCCCGAGCCGGCCAGAAGATCGATGTGGTGGTCTCCTCGCTCGGCAGCGCCAAAAGTTTGCGCGGCGGGACGCTATTGATGACGCCGTTGAAGGGCGTGGATAACCAGGTTTATGCGCTGGCACAGGGCAATATACTGGTTTCCGGTTCCGGCGCGCAGGCGGGCGGCAATCGGGTGCAGGTGAATCAACTGAACGGCGGACGTATCAGCGGCGGCGCCATCGTCGAGCGTAGCGTGCCGGCGGATTTTGCCGGCGGCAACGTTATTATGCTGCAGTTGAATAACGACGACTTTTCGCTGGCGCAGCAAATAAGCGACGCCATCAATCGTCATTTCGGCCACCGTAGCGCGCTGCCGCTGGATAGCCGCACGATCAACGTCGCCGTGCCGCCCGACGGGCCGGGCAAAGTCCGTTTCCTGGCCAGCTTGCAAAATATCCCCATTACGCTCGGCCCTACCGATGCGGTGGTGGTGATCAATTCGCGTACCGGCTCGGTGGTGATGAACCGTGACGTGGTGCTGGGTAGTTGCGCCGTGGCCCATGGCGAGCTGACGGTCGAAGTCAACCGGACCTACAAGGTCAGCCAGCCTGACACGCCTTTCGGCGGCGGGCGCACGGTGGTGGTGCCGGAAACCGCGATCAACGTGCGCAATGAAGGGGGCGCCCTGCAGCAAATCGACGCCGGCGCGAACCTCAATGATGTTGTCAGCGCGCTAAACGGCATCGGCGCTACGCCGAATGATTTGATGGCAATTTTGCAGTCTATGCAAAGCACCGGTTGTTTAAATGCCAAATTGGAAATCAACTAA
- a CDS encoding flagellar basal body rod protein FlgF yields MDRAIYTAMGAASAALTQQSVAANNLANAATTGFRAQLAAFRAAPVNGPTLATRTLVVPSVPGNDFSPGPINISGNNLDVALDQHGWLAVRLPDGGEAYTRNGRIEIDSAGGLRVQNYLLLGADSQPLTVLPGAAVTFGPDGTLSVLGDGDEPKTLVQIGQLKLVRLEPDSLRHDDSGLFNLTDTARAQRGAVLPADPTLRLTPGAFEGSNVSPVQTMVEMIGNARSFEMQMKVISNVNDNARAGNQLLAIG; encoded by the coding sequence ATGGATCGCGCGATATATACCGCCATGGGCGCGGCCTCCGCAGCGCTGACGCAACAGAGCGTGGCCGCCAATAATCTGGCCAATGCGGCGACTACCGGCTTTCGGGCGCAACTGGCCGCCTTTCGCGCCGCGCCGGTCAACGGGCCGACCCTAGCCACCCGCACGCTGGTCGTACCGTCGGTGCCGGGCAACGATTTTTCCCCTGGCCCTATTAATATCAGCGGCAACAATCTCGATGTGGCCCTGGACCAGCACGGCTGGCTGGCGGTGCGGTTGCCCGACGGCGGCGAAGCCTATACCCGCAACGGCCGGATCGAGATCGATAGCGCGGGAGGGCTCAGGGTGCAGAATTACCTGCTGCTGGGCGCCGATAGCCAGCCGCTGACGGTGCTGCCCGGCGCGGCTGTGACCTTCGGCCCGGACGGCACGCTGTCCGTCCTGGGCGACGGCGATGAGCCGAAAACCCTTGTCCAGATTGGCCAGCTAAAGCTGGTTCGTCTCGAACCCGACAGTTTGCGCCACGACGATAGCGGCTTGTTTAATCTCACCGATACCGCGCGCGCGCAACGCGGCGCCGTGCTGCCTGCGGATCCTACGCTGCGCCTGACGCCCGGCGCCTTTGAGGGCAGCAACGTCAGCCCGGTCCAGACCATGGTGGAGATGATAGGCAACGCCCGCAGCTTTGAAATGCAGATGAAAGTTATCAGCAACGTCAACGATAACGCCCGCGCCGGTAATCAGCTGTTGGCTATCGGTTAA
- the flgC gene encoding flagellar basal body rod protein FlgC produces MSLFSIFDISGSALMAQSQRLNVSASNMANADSVTGPDGEPYRAKQVVFQLDAALGQPVGGVRVSQVVEDPAPWRLVYDPGHPLANDRGYIRMPNVNRVAEMVNTLSASRSYQANVEVINSARSMMMKTLAMGQ; encoded by the coding sequence ATGTCGCTATTTAGCATATTTGATATCTCCGGTTCGGCGCTGATGGCGCAATCACAGCGTTTAAACGTCAGCGCGAGCAATATGGCTAACGCTGACAGTGTCACGGGCCCCGATGGCGAGCCTTATCGGGCAAAACAGGTGGTTTTTCAACTCGATGCCGCATTGGGTCAGCCGGTGGGCGGCGTGCGGGTGAGCCAGGTGGTTGAGGATCCTGCTCCCTGGCGGCTGGTTTATGATCCGGGCCATCCGCTGGCCAATGACCGCGGTTATATCCGAATGCCCAACGTCAATAGGGTTGCGGAAATGGTGAATACGCTGTCCGCGTCACGCAGCTATCAGGCTAATGTTGAGGTCATCAATAGCGCCCGGTCGATGATGATGAAAACCCTGGCGATGGGCCAGTAA
- the flgK gene encoding flagellar hook-associated protein FlgK, whose protein sequence is MLNLYYIASSGLQTGQQALSVIGNNLANATNPYYSRQNIILGAAGGRVTSTGHIGNGVRVEGVARAFDEYANERVRGTETLLRASSAHYDKMSSLDLEFSRTDNGIDTKLNSLFNALKDISTVPKNSNYRSSAFTALKELTGRFNKLSDELSKQEQKNNQDIRQSVNNINQLTGQLASLNREISNRQSIDGGGAYDLLDRRDALLQALSQQTGINTQIDSRTGAVNVTLSNGHMLVSGDKANALEVTTDNNNPGRQVIAYRDAENAIIPLQDSLLDKGVLGGLLAFHNQDLPEIRDRLNELALHLSNRFNQVNKQGYDDNGKEGEDLFSYALPNSIANGRNQGEASLSVTGLNTDPDAVGGVAKPQDYTLRFENGTWQVKGTADGRKVESTFVDDKLTFEGVTVAVEGDPQEGDSYQLNPFNGIADSVAVSIKNGDEIAAASKKEPQDTDGKETGNNGNSIALGNIQHEKLINGATLSDAYAGLIGYVGTTTLNLRETSSSQEKAFQDAYVERSEKTGVNLNQEYVQMEMFRQYYNASAQVLQTANSLLDTLLTIR, encoded by the coding sequence ATGCTAAACCTTTATTATATTGCCAGCAGCGGTTTGCAAACCGGACAGCAGGCGCTGAGCGTCATCGGCAACAACCTCGCCAACGCCACCAACCCCTATTACAGCCGGCAAAACATTATCTTGGGCGCTGCGGGGGGAAGAGTGACCTCAACGGGCCATATCGGCAACGGCGTGCGCGTGGAGGGGGTTGCCCGCGCTTTCGATGAATATGCCAATGAGCGGGTGCGGGGGACGGAAACGTTGCTGCGGGCCAGCAGCGCGCATTATGACAAGATGAGTTCGCTGGATCTGGAGTTCAGCAGAACCGACAACGGCATTGATACCAAGCTCAACAGCTTGTTCAATGCGCTGAAGGACATCAGCACAGTGCCGAAGAACAGTAACTACCGCAGTAGTGCGTTTACGGCCCTTAAAGAACTGACCGGACGCTTCAATAAACTCAGCGATGAGCTCAGCAAACAAGAGCAGAAAAATAATCAGGACATCCGGCAGTCGGTTAACAACATCAATCAATTGACTGGCCAGCTGGCAAGTTTGAATCGGGAGATTAGCAACCGACAGAGCATTGACGGGGGCGGCGCCTACGATCTGCTGGACAGGCGTGATGCACTGTTACAGGCGCTGAGCCAGCAAACCGGCATCAACACGCAGATTGACAGTCGCACCGGGGCGGTCAACGTCACGTTGAGTAATGGTCATATGCTGGTGAGCGGCGACAAGGCCAACGCGCTGGAAGTCACGACCGATAATAACAACCCGGGGCGCCAAGTGATTGCCTATCGCGATGCCGAGAACGCCATTATCCCTCTACAGGATAGCCTACTGGACAAGGGCGTTCTGGGCGGACTACTGGCGTTTCACAATCAGGACCTGCCGGAAATCCGTGACCGGTTAAATGAGCTGGCGCTGCATTTAAGTAATCGCTTCAACCAGGTGAACAAGCAAGGCTATGACGATAACGGCAAAGAGGGTGAGGACCTATTCAGCTACGCGTTACCCAACTCCATCGCCAACGGGAGAAACCAAGGCGAAGCCAGCCTTTCGGTGACCGGACTCAACACCGACCCAGACGCTGTTGGCGGGGTAGCGAAACCGCAGGACTATACCCTGCGTTTCGAGAACGGCACGTGGCAGGTCAAGGGTACCGCTGACGGCAGAAAGGTAGAATCTACTTTCGTCGACGACAAACTGACGTTCGAGGGGGTCACGGTAGCGGTGGAGGGTGATCCGCAAGAGGGTGATAGCTACCAATTAAATCCGTTTAACGGTATTGCCGACAGCGTGGCGGTGAGCATCAAAAACGGCGATGAGATTGCCGCCGCCAGCAAAAAAGAGCCACAAGATACAGACGGCAAAGAGACGGGCAACAACGGTAATAGCATTGCGCTCGGCAATATCCAGCATGAGAAATTAATCAATGGCGCCACGCTGAGTGATGCCTATGCCGGCCTGATTGGCTATGTCGGTACCACCACCCTCAATTTAAGGGAAACGTCCAGCTCGCAGGAAAAAGCTTTCCAGGACGCCTACGTGGAGCGTAGCGAGAAAACCGGGGTTAATCTCAACCAAGAATACGTTCAAATGGAAATGTTCCGGCAGTATTACAATGCCAGCGCCCAGGTGCTGCAAACCGCTAATTCACTGCTGGATACCCTGCTTACTATCCGCTAA
- a CDS encoding flagellar hook assembly protein FlgD, which produces MELAGLAPSEYSRGASPLLASRNASATGNNFALNAQTRGALKAGNNDAAISDSRAATSAMDAQSQGTQELMDNFLQMMLAQIKNQDPTNPMDNNQLASQMAQMHVALGVEKLNNTVLGMGNMVNSVQAVNLSNWVGRTVLIVGKPSVSFEGQTAYGFELPSGADEVRVTFTDEQGKTYTQDYKDVKPGAYKLDICKTQTMPPIVLSPLDDEKAKHYDVSIEAKNKDESRPTVNALKAAKVENVFFSNGSAKLALGLDGSIYLKDVILVE; this is translated from the coding sequence ATGGAATTAGCAGGTCTGGCGCCCAGTGAGTATTCCCGCGGCGCTTCCCCCCTTTTGGCGTCGCGGAATGCATCGGCAACGGGGAATAACTTCGCCTTGAACGCGCAGACGCGCGGGGCATTAAAAGCCGGCAACAATGATGCCGCGATCAGCGACAGCCGCGCCGCGACGTCGGCCATGGACGCCCAGTCCCAGGGTACCCAGGAATTGATGGATAATTTTCTGCAAATGATGCTGGCGCAGATAAAAAATCAGGATCCCACCAACCCCATGGACAACAACCAGCTCGCCTCACAAATGGCGCAGATGCATGTCGCCCTCGGGGTGGAGAAATTAAATAACACCGTGCTGGGCATGGGGAACATGGTCAATAGCGTGCAGGCGGTCAATTTGTCCAATTGGGTGGGTCGCACCGTGCTTATTGTCGGTAAGCCTTCGGTTTCGTTTGAGGGGCAGACGGCTTATGGTTTTGAATTGCCCAGCGGCGCGGATGAAGTCCGGGTGACCTTCACCGATGAGCAAGGCAAAACCTATACGCAAGACTACAAAGATGTGAAACCTGGCGCCTATAAATTGGATATCTGCAAGACGCAAACGATGCCGCCGATCGTTCTTTCCCCTCTTGATGATGAGAAAGCCAAACACTATGACGTTAGCATTGAAGCTAAAAACAAAGATGAAAGCCGTCCGACGGTAAACGCCCTTAAGGCCGCCAAAGTCGAAAATGTCTTTTTCAGCAACGGTAGCGCGAAATTGGCGTTGGGGTTAGACGGCTCTATTTATCTTAAGGATGTCATATTGGTTGAATAA
- the flgG gene encoding flagellar basal-body rod protein FlgG: MMRSLMIAKTGLEAQQTNMDVISNNIANVSTMGFKRQQAVFEDLLYQTVRQPGAKSSEQTTIPSGLQLGTGVRPVATTRIHLQGGLTNTGNPTDVAIEGSGFLQVLMPDGTNAYTRDGSLQRDQYGQLVTSSGYPIQPAVMIPNGASNLTISKDGLVSVALPGQTEPQEVGQLNLATFINDAGLQSLGENLYYETPSSGAPMENKPGMNGAGALKQQFLENSNVNVAQELITMIQAQRAYELNSKAISTSDQMLQRLAQL, translated from the coding sequence ATGATGCGCTCTTTAATGATTGCCAAGACCGGTCTCGAAGCGCAGCAGACCAATATGGACGTGATTTCCAACAATATCGCCAACGTGTCCACCATGGGATTTAAACGCCAACAGGCGGTATTCGAGGACCTGCTCTATCAAACCGTGCGCCAGCCGGGCGCCAAATCTTCCGAACAGACCACTATTCCCTCCGGACTCCAGCTGGGCACCGGCGTGCGGCCCGTTGCCACTACACGCATCCATTTGCAGGGCGGGTTGACCAATACCGGTAATCCCACCGATGTGGCCATCGAGGGGTCGGGCTTCCTGCAGGTACTGATGCCGGACGGCACCAACGCCTACACCCGCGATGGATCACTACAGCGCGATCAGTACGGCCAATTGGTGACCTCGAGCGGCTATCCCATCCAGCCGGCGGTGATGATACCCAACGGCGCCTCCAATCTGACCATCAGCAAAGACGGTTTAGTCAGCGTCGCGTTACCCGGACAAACCGAGCCGCAAGAAGTGGGGCAATTGAACCTCGCCACGTTCATCAACGATGCCGGTCTGCAAAGCCTGGGGGAAAACTTGTACTACGAGACGCCCTCCTCCGGCGCACCGATGGAGAATAAGCCCGGCATGAACGGAGCTGGCGCGCTCAAACAGCAATTCCTGGAAAACTCCAACGTCAACGTCGCCCAGGAGCTGATTACCATGATCCAGGCCCAGCGCGCTTATGAGTTGAACAGCAAAGCGATATCCACCTCCGATCAGATGCTGCAGCGACTCGCGCAGCTCTAG
- a CDS encoding flagellar basal body L-ring protein FlgH has product MENMTQLTSPRFAGCRRHGTRAAHRALIRGSGIALATLLLGGCAAPPPRPLVAGATTAAPAAPMPIAVNGSVFQPGQAMNYGYQPLFEDRRPRNIGDTLTIMLQENVSASKSSSSNADRKGNADLGINALPSMLNGLIGGDRLATDIESSNGFNGKGGAAAKNTFSGTITVTVIDVLTNGNLRVVGEKQIAINQGTEFIRFSGIVNPRTIDGNNQVVSTLVSDARIEYVGDGYINEAQQMGWLQRFFLNYFPF; this is encoded by the coding sequence ATGGAAAATATGACTCAGCTCACATCGCCAAGGTTCGCTGGGTGCCGGCGTCACGGCACGCGCGCCGCGCACCGCGCCCTTATCAGGGGAAGCGGCATTGCCCTGGCCACTCTACTACTCGGCGGTTGCGCCGCGCCGCCGCCTCGTCCGCTGGTGGCCGGTGCGACTACCGCGGCACCTGCGGCGCCCATGCCCATCGCCGTTAATGGCTCGGTGTTTCAGCCCGGCCAGGCGATGAATTATGGCTATCAGCCGCTGTTTGAGGATCGCCGGCCGCGCAATATTGGCGACACGCTGACGATTATGCTGCAAGAAAACGTCAGCGCCAGCAAAAGCTCCTCCTCCAACGCCGATCGCAAAGGCAACGCGGATTTGGGCATTAACGCCCTCCCCAGCATGCTGAACGGGTTAATCGGCGGCGATCGTCTGGCGACGGATATCGAGAGTAGTAACGGTTTTAACGGCAAGGGGGGCGCGGCCGCTAAAAACACCTTCAGCGGGACCATCACCGTAACCGTGATCGACGTCCTCACCAACGGCAATTTACGCGTCGTGGGGGAAAAGCAGATTGCCATTAACCAGGGCACGGAATTCATCCGTTTTTCCGGCATCGTCAACCCCCGCACTATCGATGGCAACAATCAGGTGGTGTCGACGCTGGTTTCCGACGCGCGAATCGAATATGTCGGCGATGGCTATATTAATGAAGCACAGCAAATGGGTTGGTTACAGCGTTTCTTCCTTAACTATTTCCCCTTTTAA
- the fliQ gene encoding flagellar biosynthesis protein FliQ, whose translation MTPEAVMTLGFDAMKVGLALSTPPLLAAMVTGLLVSLLQASTQINEMTLSFIPKILAVIISLVIAGPWMLSLLLDYVRTLFSQLPYSIV comes from the coding sequence ATGACGCCGGAAGCCGTAATGACGCTGGGTTTTGACGCAATGAAAGTCGGGTTGGCGCTCTCCACGCCTCCGCTATTGGCCGCCATGGTCACGGGCTTACTGGTAAGCCTGCTGCAGGCGTCCACTCAGATTAACGAGATGACGCTGTCGTTCATCCCGAAAATTCTGGCGGTCATTATCTCTCTGGTTATCGCCGGCCCCTGGATGCTCAGCCTGCTGCTGGATTATGTGCGTACGCTGTTCAGCCAGTTGCCCTATTCGATAGTGTAA